A genome region from bacterium includes the following:
- a CDS encoding phosphotyrosine protein phosphatase, which translates to MTGKKTSVLFVCLGNICRSPLAEAVFRKQVKEAGLEDLVEVDSAGTSSYHEGEGPDPRTVRVARARGVEMTGRARQIRREDAERFDYIIAMDEMNLRDVQRLVAEAGVRSPRVMRLREFDPEAHGDLDVPDPYYGGPQGFEKVHDIVERSCAALLRHIVAERGLDAGVGRRAEP; encoded by the coding sequence ATGACTGGAAAGAAGACGTCGGTGCTGTTCGTGTGTCTGGGCAACATCTGCCGCTCGCCGCTGGCGGAGGCGGTGTTCCGCAAGCAGGTGAAGGAGGCGGGGCTGGAGGACCTGGTCGAGGTGGATTCGGCGGGCACGTCGTCGTATCACGAGGGCGAGGGCCCGGACCCGCGGACGGTGAGGGTGGCCCGTGCGCGGGGCGTGGAGATGACGGGGCGGGCCCGGCAGATCCGCCGTGAGGATGCGGAGCGGTTCGACTACATCATCGCGATGGACGAGATGAACCTCCGGGACGTCCAGCGGCTGGTGGCGGAGGCGGGTGTGCGCTCGCCGCGGGTCATGCGGCTACGCGAGTTCGACCCGGAGGCGCACGGGGACCTGGACGTGCCGGACCCGTACTACGGCGGCCCGCAGGGGTTCGAGAAGGTGCACGACATCGTCGAGCGCTCGTGCGCGGCGCTGCTCCGGCACATCGTGGCGGAGCGGGGGCTGGATGCGGGCGTCGGCAGGCGGGCGGAGCCTTGA